In Cotesia glomerata isolate CgM1 linkage group LG3, MPM_Cglom_v2.3, whole genome shotgun sequence, one genomic interval encodes:
- the LOC123260772 gene encoding probable fumarate hydratase, mitochondrial isoform X1 yields the protein MSYNVFRGRGLSSVRNQLKVNLGFSHGLKQASVFNNIIVRNSSDKGYRLERDTFGELKVPADKYYGAQTLRSVMNFPIGDKSERMPYRVIVAMGILKKAAAEVNKEFGLDPKVADAISKAADDVISGKLYEDHFPLVIWQTGSGTQSNMNTNEVISNRAIEILGGELGSKKPVHPNDHVNMSQSSNDTFPTAMHIAVALEINQILLPGLTQLHAALKAKANAWKDIIKIGRTHTQDAVPLTLGQEFSAYATQVEYGIARVKDTLPRLYQLALGGTAVGTGLNTRKGFAEKTAARIASLTGYPFVTAPNKFEALAAHDAIVEVHGALNTVAVSIMKIANDIRFLGSGPRCGLGELSLPENEPGSSIMPGKVNPTQCEAITMVCAQVMGNHVATTIGGSNGHFELNVFKPVMVANTLRSARLLGDSAAAFTKNCVVGIEPNIDNIKKIMNESLMLVTALNPHIGYDKAAAIAKQAHKQKLTLKESALKNGLTEEQFNQWVRPEQMLGPK from the exons atgtctTACAATGTATTTAGGGGTCGAGGATTATCCTCAGTTCGCAATCAGCTGAAAGTAAATCTAGGATTTTCCCATGGGTTGAAACAAGCTTcagtatttaataatattattgttcgtaat agctCCGATAAAGGCTACCGGCTTGAACGTGATACCTTTGGAGAGTTGAAAGTACCAGCGGATAAATATTATGGAGCGCAAACTTTGAGATCTGTTATGAATTTTCCTATTGGTGATAAATCTGAGCGTATGCCG TACAGAGTAATAGTCGCAATGGGAATCTTAAAAAAAGCAGCCGCAGAAGTAAACAAGGAGTTTGGCCTTGATCCAAAGGTAGCCGACGCGATAAGCAAAGCCGCTGATGATGTAATAAGTGGAAAACTTTACGAAGATCATTTTCCACTTGTAATCTGGCAAACAGGTTCCGGTACCCAGTCAAACATGAATACCAACGAAGTAATATCTAACCGTGCAATAGAAATTCTTGGTGGAGAGCTAGGCTCAAAAAAACCTGTCCACCCTAACGACCACGTCAACATGTCTCAGAGCTCGAATGACACTTTCCCAACAGCAATGCACATCGCCGTGGCCTTGGAGATCAACCAAATTCTGCTACCCGGGTTGACCCAGCTCCACGCAGCGCTGAAAGCCAAAGCCAACGCCTGGAAGGACATTATTAAGATCGGCAGAACTCACACCCAGGACGCGGTCCCGTTGACTTTGGGCCAGGAGTTCTCGGCTTACGCGACTCAAGTTGAGTACGGAATCGCCAGAGTCAAGGACACTTTGCCGAGACTGTATCAACTGGCTCTGGGAGGTACTGCCGTAGGTACTGGGCTGAATACCAGGAAAGGATTCGCTGAGAAGACAGCCGCTAGAATAGCTTCGCTTACTGGCTATCCGTTTGTCACAGCGCCGAACAAATTTGAGGCTCTTGCTGCTCATGACGCTATCGTGGAAGTTCACGGTGCTTTGAATACTGTTGCAGTCTCTATCATGAAG attgcCAATGACATCAGATTCCTAGGAAGTGGGCCCCGCTGTGGACTCGGCGAATTGTCGCTCCCAGAAAACGAACCAGGAAGCTCCATTATGCCTGGAAAAGTCAACCCGACTCAGTGTGAAGCTATTACAATGGTCTGTGCTCAAGTAATGGGCAACCACGTCGCTACAACAATCGGTGGTAGCAATGGCCACTTTGAACTTAATGTTTTCAAACCTGTTATGGTTGCCAATACTCTCAGATCTGCTAGACTTCTTGGAGACTCCGCAGCAGCGTTTACTAAAAACTGCGTCGTTGGTATTGAGCCGAATATTGACAATATCAAGAAAATCATGAACGAAAGTTTGATGTTAGTCACTGCTCTTAATCCACATATTGGATACGACAAG GCCGCTGCAATTGCTAAACAAGCGCACAAGCAAAAATTAACGCTAAAAGAATCAGCACTAAAGAACGGTCTTACTGAAGAACAATTCAACCAATGGGTTCGACCGGAACAAATGTTGGGACCTAAGTAA
- the LOC123260772 gene encoding fumarate hydratase, mitochondrial-like isoform X2 has product MSSDKGYRLERDTFGELKVPADKYYGAQTLRSVMNFPIGDKSERMPYRVIVAMGILKKAAAEVNKEFGLDPKVADAISKAADDVISGKLYEDHFPLVIWQTGSGTQSNMNTNEVISNRAIEILGGELGSKKPVHPNDHVNMSQSSNDTFPTAMHIAVALEINQILLPGLTQLHAALKAKANAWKDIIKIGRTHTQDAVPLTLGQEFSAYATQVEYGIARVKDTLPRLYQLALGGTAVGTGLNTRKGFAEKTAARIASLTGYPFVTAPNKFEALAAHDAIVEVHGALNTVAVSIMKIANDIRFLGSGPRCGLGELSLPENEPGSSIMPGKVNPTQCEAITMVCAQVMGNHVATTIGGSNGHFELNVFKPVMVANTLRSARLLGDSAAAFTKNCVVGIEPNIDNIKKIMNESLMLVTALNPHIGYDKAAAIAKQAHKQKLTLKESALKNGLTEEQFNQWVRPEQMLGPK; this is encoded by the exons atg agctCCGATAAAGGCTACCGGCTTGAACGTGATACCTTTGGAGAGTTGAAAGTACCAGCGGATAAATATTATGGAGCGCAAACTTTGAGATCTGTTATGAATTTTCCTATTGGTGATAAATCTGAGCGTATGCCG TACAGAGTAATAGTCGCAATGGGAATCTTAAAAAAAGCAGCCGCAGAAGTAAACAAGGAGTTTGGCCTTGATCCAAAGGTAGCCGACGCGATAAGCAAAGCCGCTGATGATGTAATAAGTGGAAAACTTTACGAAGATCATTTTCCACTTGTAATCTGGCAAACAGGTTCCGGTACCCAGTCAAACATGAATACCAACGAAGTAATATCTAACCGTGCAATAGAAATTCTTGGTGGAGAGCTAGGCTCAAAAAAACCTGTCCACCCTAACGACCACGTCAACATGTCTCAGAGCTCGAATGACACTTTCCCAACAGCAATGCACATCGCCGTGGCCTTGGAGATCAACCAAATTCTGCTACCCGGGTTGACCCAGCTCCACGCAGCGCTGAAAGCCAAAGCCAACGCCTGGAAGGACATTATTAAGATCGGCAGAACTCACACCCAGGACGCGGTCCCGTTGACTTTGGGCCAGGAGTTCTCGGCTTACGCGACTCAAGTTGAGTACGGAATCGCCAGAGTCAAGGACACTTTGCCGAGACTGTATCAACTGGCTCTGGGAGGTACTGCCGTAGGTACTGGGCTGAATACCAGGAAAGGATTCGCTGAGAAGACAGCCGCTAGAATAGCTTCGCTTACTGGCTATCCGTTTGTCACAGCGCCGAACAAATTTGAGGCTCTTGCTGCTCATGACGCTATCGTGGAAGTTCACGGTGCTTTGAATACTGTTGCAGTCTCTATCATGAAG attgcCAATGACATCAGATTCCTAGGAAGTGGGCCCCGCTGTGGACTCGGCGAATTGTCGCTCCCAGAAAACGAACCAGGAAGCTCCATTATGCCTGGAAAAGTCAACCCGACTCAGTGTGAAGCTATTACAATGGTCTGTGCTCAAGTAATGGGCAACCACGTCGCTACAACAATCGGTGGTAGCAATGGCCACTTTGAACTTAATGTTTTCAAACCTGTTATGGTTGCCAATACTCTCAGATCTGCTAGACTTCTTGGAGACTCCGCAGCAGCGTTTACTAAAAACTGCGTCGTTGGTATTGAGCCGAATATTGACAATATCAAGAAAATCATGAACGAAAGTTTGATGTTAGTCACTGCTCTTAATCCACATATTGGATACGACAAG GCCGCTGCAATTGCTAAACAAGCGCACAAGCAAAAATTAACGCTAAAAGAATCAGCACTAAAGAACGGTCTTACTGAAGAACAATTCAACCAATGGGTTCGACCGGAACAAATGTTGGGACCTAAGTAA
- the LOC123260798 gene encoding protein l(2)37Cc: MAGFFNRLGQLGLGIALTGSVVNSALYNVDGGHRAVIFDRFAGIKNLVVGEGTHFYIPWIQKPIIFDIRSRPRNVPVVTGSKDLQNVNITLRILFRPKPDQLPKIYTILGVDYDERVLPSITTEVLKAVVAQFDAGELITQRELVSQKVSEDLTERASQFGVILDDISITHLTFGKEFTQAVELKQVAQQEAEKARFLVERAEQQKKAAIISAEGDAQAASLIAKSLTEAGDGLVELRRIEAAEDIAYQLSRSRQISYLPSGPGILLNLPQ, from the exons atggcaGGTTTTTTCAACCGATTGGGACAACTTGGTCTAGGAATTGCCCTTACTGGTAGTGTTGTCAACTCAGCTTTGTACAATG TTGACGGAGGACACCGTGCAGTAATCTTCGATAGATTCGCTGGAATAAAAAACCTGGTAGTAGGTGAGGGTACGCATTTCTACATTCCCTGGATCCAGAAGCCAATAATATTCGACATTCGATCTCGACCAAGGAACGTACCCGTAGTAACTGGAAGTAAGGATCTCCAGAATGTCAACATCACACTTCGTATCCTCTTCAGACCAAAACCCGATCAGTTGCCGAAAATTTACACCATCCTTGGCGTGGATTACGACGAGCGTGTGTTACCTTCAATCACCACAGAAGTTCTGAAGGCAGTCGTCGCGCAGTTTGACGCTGGTGAATTGATCACACAGCGAGAGTTGGTGTCGCAGAAAGTCAGTGAAGACTTGACCGAACGTGCCTCGCAATTCGGTGTCATTCTTGATGACATATCTATT acacACTTGACATTCGGCAAAGAGTTCACTCAAGCCGTTGAATTGAAACAAGTCGCCCAGCAAGAGGCTGAGAAAGCAAGATTCTTGGTAGAGAGAGCCGAGCAACAAAAGAAAGCAGCTATTATCAGCGCTGAAGGTGACGCGCAAGCTGCCAGTTTAATCGCTAAGTCTCTCACTGAAGCCGGTGACGGTCTAGTTGAGCTGAGAAGAATCGAGGCTGCTGAAGACATCGCTTATCAGCTATCGCGCTCACGGCAAATATCCTACTTACCTTCTGGCCCTGGCATCCTGCTCAACCTTCCTCAATAA
- the LOC123260812 gene encoding jmjC domain-containing protein C-like, with product MPSLGVWAASVVGGAAFVGLTGYGFRSLIKTTVVHSPHYHKAMEYLYAHEESKQLLGEPIQQVGSMNVGDKKYFGEYKTLKYYTVPVQGSKFHGNLTYWITNVHGNSSNNDNNNNSNNNDDNNSNNSSKYVVKKVLLEVLTKPRKIVWVKNDNKT from the coding sequence ATGCCATCACTGGGCGTATGGGCAGCATCGGTGGTCGGCGGAGCAGCATTTGTTGGACTGACTGGTTACGGATTTCGTTCTTTGATAAAAACAACAGTTGTCCATTCACCGCACTACCACAAAGCTATGGAGTATCTGTACGCGCATGAAGAATCCAAGCAACTGCTGGGAGAACCGATTCAACAAGTAGGATCCATGAATGTTGgagacaaaaaatattttggagaGTACAAAACTCTCAAGTACTACACTGTACCGGTCCAAGGTTCCAAATTTCATGGAAATTTGACCTACTGGATCACTAATGTCCACGGTAACAGTAGTAACAAtgataacaacaataatagtaacaataatgatgataataatagtaataatagtaGCAAATATGtagtaaaaaaagttttattagaAGTGTTGACAAAGCCACGTAAAATTGTATGggttaaaaatgacaataaaacgtga
- the LOC123260787 gene encoding arginase, hepatic — protein sequence MFVRTKNCSRLLQKCQCFLRQTITVRNYRKVGIIGVPFDKGQKKQGVGLGPDAIRKAGLIQGLESIGLDVKDYGDVKYETNSKEGIDNMDHLNEVAACTYKVSEMFEKVLKDGRTPVTLGGDHSLTVGTVDAHVKSKGSNNVVLLWVDAHADLNTNKTSSSGNAHGMPVALIASELSDYWPHLPGMDWQKPMLSIRNIAYIGLRSVDMYERLVIEKFGITAFGIDDVERLGIHQVVNMALEKLDPHSEKSIHVTFDIDALDPLEAPSTGTSVRGGLTIREGIHLLEQVYRTGRLNAIELVEVNPLLSDAKGAELTAGAAVLLLQAALGNNRRGLRAPEGITDMPLQTFK from the exons ATGTTTGTTAGAACCAAGAACTGTTCAAGACTTCTCCAAAAGTGCCAATGTTTTTTAAGACAAACAAttactgtaagaaattacagaAAAGTCGGGATCATTGGAGTACCTTTTGACAAAGGCCAG aaAAAGCAAGGCGTTGGGCTTGGTCCAGATGCTATCAGAAAGGCTGGGCTTATCCAAGGATTGGAGAGTattg GATTGGATGTAAAAGATTACGGAGATGTAAAATATGAAACAAATTCGAAGGAAGGTATCGATAATATGGACCATTTAAATGAAGTAGCTGCTTGCACGTACAAAGTGTCCGAGATGTTTGAGAAGGTACTAAAAGACGGAAGAACTCCAGTGACACTCGGTGGAGATCATAGCTTAACTGTAGGGACTGTCGACGCACATGTCAAATCCAAGGGTAGTAACAATGTTGTCTTACTCTGGGTAGACGCTCACGCAGACTTAAATACCAACAAGACGAGTAGCAGTGGTAATGCTCATGGAATGCCTGTGGCGTTAATCGCTTCCGAGTTGTCTGATTACTGGCCTCATTTGCCTGGGATGGATTGGCAGAAACCAAT gTTGTCAATAAGGAACATAGCATACATTGGACTGCGCTCAGTCGACATGTACGAAAGATtagtgattgaaaaatttggaatcACCGCATTTGGAATCGACGATGTGGAAAGACTCGGAATTCATCAGGTCGTTAATATGGCCTTGGAAAAATTAGATCCACATTCTGAAAAGTCGATCCATGTGACTTTTGATATTGATGCTTTGGATCCACTCGAAGCTCCTAGCACTGGAACTTCTG TACGGGGAGGACTGACAATCAGAGAAGGTATCCATTTACTGGAACAAGTGTACCGTACCGGCAGACTAAACGCCATCGAGCTCGTAGAAGTGAATCCCCTATTGAGTGACGCTAAAGGTGCAGAATTGACCGCTGGAGCTGCTGTTCTTCTTCTTCAAGCTGCTCTCGGGAACAACCGTCGCGGTCTCAGAGCTCCTGAAGGAATCACAGACATGCCGCtacaaacttttaaataa